A genomic stretch from Chitinophaga agri includes:
- a CDS encoding SusC/RagA family TonB-linked outer membrane protein: MKTAYKIRDFVTACMIPVSCGLSSTLLLTMLSGNVAMAQTPKRALSGKVTTGKDNSPLPGASVRIKGTNNGAITDGNGSFNLQVSDSDSLEVSLVGFSKQVLSARGKSTMTVNLSEGATGLDEIVVVGYGTEKKKLVTGAIDHVNTQQLEQNHALRVDQALQGQTPGVQITATSAQPGESMKVRIRGTSTVGNADPLYIVDGVPTYDISYLNASDIAAMDVLKDAASSAIYGARAANGVVLITTRKGRAGSMKISYDAYYGTQNPSHKVSLLNAHDYGVIMNEMAINSGGQPYFTMDELGKLGKGTDWQEAIYNKNAPMQNHSLSFAGGNETSVFSSSVAYTEQEGIIGVNGQSKFDRLSFRMNSEHKMYKDIIIFGENLTYTQSRKRGIGVGNIYNNAIRSVFSTSPLFPVYDATGNYAKSSFNVEEANPVALMDYQNQNKDKTNRIMGNTYLQISPIKGLTIRTDFGIDMSSTDSRSYTPIYNLSTNVINEHSRATQGIYRTNSWNWDNTINYQRDFGKHNIGVLAGMNANETKASYLYGYKQDLTKTGLDNAVIDNGTTDSTQRIYGADSAATIYSYFGRLSYSYADKYMFTAVVRSDASSRFGPNNRRAYFPSFSVGWVPTNEDFFKPNWLDFLKIRAGWGQNGNLPTGYFQYLSTISTQYLGYYFGSGDNPYIGAAPIKISNPDLKWETSEQANIGFDANFLNDFNLTVDIYRKTTKDWLVPVNVPAVSGASTVLINGGDVRNQGVEISLGYNHTFNKLSVGINGNMGINRNEITDIPNKEKIINGATAITYPSMPEFYRAQVGFPMGYFYGYKTAGIFQNEQEVNAYVSKDGKKIQPNAQPGDVRFQDLNGDGIIDSKDQTQIGNPYPKFTYGININLGYKGFDFSASLYGTHGNQIWDGTHDFSRPLSNYSTEILGRWTGEGSSNRLPRVTDGAELNQNWIRSSDLYVHNASFLRVKSLNLGYDFKQLLHAVPLSQLRLYVSATNLFTFTPYKGVDPEVGYGPTGWASGIDLGTYPQPKSVLVGVSVKF, encoded by the coding sequence ATGAAAACTGCGTACAAAATCAGAGATTTTGTGACTGCCTGCATGATCCCCGTATCATGCGGTTTAAGCAGCACGCTGCTATTAACCATGTTATCAGGCAACGTGGCAATGGCGCAGACTCCTAAACGAGCACTCTCCGGTAAAGTCACTACCGGAAAAGATAATAGCCCGCTTCCCGGCGCCAGCGTACGTATCAAAGGTACCAACAACGGTGCGATCACCGATGGCAATGGCAGCTTCAACCTGCAGGTGAGCGACTCCGATTCTCTCGAAGTATCCCTCGTAGGTTTTTCCAAACAGGTACTCTCCGCCAGAGGGAAGTCCACAATGACTGTCAATCTCAGCGAAGGTGCTACCGGACTGGATGAGATCGTGGTAGTAGGTTACGGTACCGAAAAGAAAAAACTGGTGACGGGGGCTATCGATCACGTGAACACGCAGCAACTGGAACAGAACCACGCCCTCCGTGTAGACCAGGCCTTACAGGGTCAGACTCCCGGCGTACAGATCACAGCTACTTCCGCTCAACCAGGTGAAAGTATGAAAGTACGTATCCGTGGTACGAGCACTGTAGGTAATGCCGATCCGCTCTACATTGTGGATGGTGTACCCACCTACGACATCAGCTACCTGAATGCTTCTGATATTGCTGCCATGGACGTACTGAAAGATGCGGCATCTTCCGCGATCTATGGTGCAAGAGCAGCCAACGGTGTAGTACTCATCACTACCCGTAAAGGCCGTGCCGGCTCCATGAAGATATCTTACGACGCTTACTATGGCACGCAAAATCCATCCCACAAAGTCTCCCTGCTAAACGCGCACGACTATGGTGTGATCATGAATGAGATGGCCATCAACTCCGGCGGCCAGCCTTACTTCACCATGGACGAACTGGGCAAACTTGGTAAGGGTACCGACTGGCAGGAGGCGATCTATAATAAGAACGCTCCTATGCAGAACCACTCACTGAGCTTTGCCGGTGGTAATGAGACTTCTGTATTCTCATCTTCCGTTGCCTATACCGAACAGGAAGGTATCATCGGTGTGAACGGTCAGTCCAAATTTGACAGGCTTTCCTTCCGCATGAACAGTGAGCATAAAATGTATAAGGACATCATCATCTTTGGTGAGAACCTGACCTATACACAGTCACGCAAAAGAGGTATCGGTGTAGGTAATATCTACAACAATGCTATCCGCTCTGTATTCAGTACCAGTCCGCTGTTTCCTGTATATGATGCTACTGGTAACTACGCTAAGTCTTCCTTTAATGTAGAAGAAGCTAACCCGGTTGCACTGATGGACTATCAGAACCAGAATAAGGATAAGACCAACCGTATCATGGGTAATACCTATTTACAGATATCTCCCATTAAAGGCCTGACGATCCGTACTGACTTTGGTATCGATATGAGCAGCACTGATTCCAGAAGCTATACGCCGATATATAACCTGTCTACTAATGTGATCAATGAACATTCACGTGCTACACAGGGTATTTACCGTACCAATTCCTGGAACTGGGACAATACCATCAACTATCAGCGTGATTTCGGTAAACATAACATCGGCGTACTCGCTGGTATGAATGCAAACGAAACCAAAGCCAGTTACCTTTACGGCTACAAGCAGGACCTGACCAAAACCGGTCTTGACAACGCTGTGATTGACAATGGTACCACTGACAGTACCCAGCGGATCTACGGTGCTGACAGCGCTGCCACCATCTATTCCTACTTCGGACGTCTCAGCTACTCATATGCGGATAAATATATGTTCACCGCGGTAGTCAGGTCTGACGCCTCTTCCCGCTTTGGCCCGAACAATCGCAGAGCATACTTCCCATCCTTCTCCGTGGGTTGGGTACCGACCAATGAAGACTTCTTCAAACCTAACTGGCTGGACTTCCTGAAGATCCGTGCCGGCTGGGGACAGAACGGTAACCTGCCTACCGGCTACTTCCAGTACCTGTCTACTATTTCCACACAATATCTCGGATACTATTTCGGTAGTGGCGACAACCCTTACATCGGTGCTGCCCCTATCAAAATATCCAATCCTGATCTGAAGTGGGAAACATCCGAACAGGCGAACATCGGCTTTGATGCGAACTTCCTGAACGACTTTAATCTGACCGTAGATATCTATCGTAAAACAACCAAAGACTGGCTGGTACCTGTAAATGTACCTGCGGTGTCAGGCGCATCTACAGTACTGATCAATGGTGGTGATGTACGTAACCAGGGTGTTGAGATCTCTCTCGGTTACAACCATACGTTCAATAAACTGAGTGTTGGTATCAATGGTAATATGGGCATCAACCGCAATGAGATCACCGATATTCCGAATAAGGAAAAGATCATCAATGGTGCAACAGCCATCACTTACCCAAGCATGCCTGAGTTTTACCGCGCACAGGTAGGTTTCCCTATGGGTTATTTCTATGGATATAAAACCGCAGGTATCTTCCAGAATGAACAGGAAGTCAATGCCTACGTATCCAAAGATGGTAAGAAGATCCAGCCGAACGCACAGCCAGGTGACGTACGTTTCCAGGACCTGAACGGCGATGGTATCATTGACAGCAAAGACCAGACACAGATCGGTAATCCATATCCTAAATTCACTTACGGTATCAATATCAACCTGGGTTATAAAGGATTTGATTTCTCCGCTTCCCTGTATGGTACACATGGCAATCAGATCTGGGATGGTACACATGATTTCTCCCGTCCGCTCAGTAACTACTCTACCGAGATCCTGGGCCGCTGGACAGGTGAAGGCAGCTCTAACCGCCTTCCTCGTGTAACAGATGGTGCTGAACTGAACCAGAACTGGATCCGTTCTTCCGACCTGTACGTACACAACGCTTCTTTCCTGCGTGTAAAGAGCCTGAACCTGGGATACGATTTCAAACAGCTGCTGCATGCAGTGCCGCTGAGTCAACTGAGATTATACGTTTCTGCTACCAACCTGTTCACCTTCACCCCCTATAAAGGTGTAGATCCTGAAGTAGGTTATGGTCCTACAGGCTGGGCTTCCGGCATTGACCTGGGTACCTATCCGCAGCCTAAATCAGTACTGGTAGGTGTGAGCGTTAAATTCTAA
- a CDS encoding RagB/SusD family nutrient uptake outer membrane protein — MKKIFASIIAISLFTACSKEFLERSPIDEQTETSFYQTPDQALQALVAVYNQLNIGDYDNIHLVSELASDNCFGGGGTSDLVWKQWDRFQEASNMNLGVWQKYYTGIYRANVLLSKIDGVNWGADSTLKNTYTAEARFLRAYFYFDLARFFGNVPVATKPLTVSEYNMPQATPAETYKLIAEDLKYAAEHLPATAYAGIPTSNYGRVTKWAAQALIGRVFLYYTGYYNQNDLAGVVTKSQAIGYLDNIINAGGYGLVDSFPRLWQASGSSFAGEDNKETIWSIKFTHKGLGNWDQHNGNRMQVDIGIRSQVLNPYYKGWGAGTVTAKLWNAYDGADTRRNASIISIEDENLTAYAVGDQSQYTGYFWKKYMPLNDGNADSKGGNFQIDNYFDDVIIRYADVLLMSAELNLDGDLAKAQHYYNQVRDRAFLNTTSRKTLTTAEGKKLIMEERRLEFALEGLRYWDLLRQGMTVAKAAIDNSSTDAQFNVTFRPETQGLFKIPEQEISLSSGVYKQNPGWAN, encoded by the coding sequence ATGAAAAAGATATTTGCATCCATAATAGCCATCTCACTCTTTACTGCCTGCAGTAAGGAATTCCTGGAGCGCTCTCCTATCGATGAACAGACAGAGACCTCCTTCTATCAAACGCCCGACCAGGCATTACAGGCACTGGTCGCTGTGTACAATCAGCTGAACATCGGTGACTATGACAATATCCACCTCGTATCGGAACTGGCCAGTGACAACTGCTTCGGTGGTGGTGGTACTTCTGACCTGGTATGGAAACAGTGGGACCGCTTCCAGGAGGCGTCCAATATGAACCTGGGGGTATGGCAGAAATACTATACCGGTATTTACAGGGCCAACGTACTGCTGTCAAAGATCGACGGTGTGAACTGGGGTGCCGACAGTACCCTGAAAAACACCTATACAGCAGAAGCACGCTTCCTGAGAGCATACTTCTATTTCGACCTGGCCCGTTTCTTTGGTAATGTACCAGTAGCCACCAAGCCACTGACCGTATCAGAATACAACATGCCACAGGCTACTCCTGCTGAGACCTATAAACTCATTGCAGAAGACCTGAAGTATGCAGCAGAACACCTGCCTGCTACTGCTTACGCAGGCATCCCTACGTCTAATTACGGACGGGTGACCAAATGGGCCGCCCAGGCACTGATTGGCCGTGTATTCCTCTATTATACCGGTTATTATAATCAGAATGACCTGGCGGGTGTTGTCACAAAGTCACAGGCTATCGGTTACCTCGATAACATCATCAATGCAGGCGGTTATGGCCTGGTAGATAGCTTCCCACGCCTGTGGCAGGCTTCCGGCAGCTCCTTCGCAGGTGAAGACAATAAAGAAACGATCTGGTCTATCAAATTCACACATAAAGGGCTCGGTAACTGGGACCAGCACAATGGCAACCGTATGCAGGTGGATATTGGTATCCGCAGTCAGGTACTCAATCCCTATTACAAAGGATGGGGCGCTGGTACGGTAACCGCTAAATTATGGAATGCCTATGATGGTGCTGATACCAGGAGAAACGCTTCCATCATTTCAATTGAAGACGAAAACCTGACGGCTTACGCTGTCGGCGACCAGTCCCAGTATACTGGTTACTTCTGGAAAAAATACATGCCGCTGAACGATGGTAACGCTGACAGCAAGGGGGGAAACTTCCAGATCGATAACTATTTCGATGACGTGATCATCCGTTATGCCGATGTATTGCTGATGTCAGCAGAGCTGAACCTGGATGGTGATCTCGCTAAGGCACAGCATTATTACAACCAGGTACGTGACAGGGCATTCCTGAACACTACCAGCAGAAAAACACTGACTACTGCGGAAGGTAAGAAACTGATCATGGAAGAACGCAGACTGGAATTTGCACTGGAAGGATTACGTTACTGGGATCTGCTGCGTCAGGGTATGACCGTTGCAAAAGCTGCGATCGACAACAGTAGCACAGACGCGCAGTTCAATGTGACCTTCCGTCCGGAAACACAGGGATTGTTCAAAATACCGGAACAGGAGATCAGCCTGTCAAGTGGCGTATACAAACAAAATCCAGGATGGGCTAACTAA
- a CDS encoding glycoside hydrolase family 19 protein yields MKTARFIVLLLLGCMSAAYSQSLTDVITSAEWDVIFPHRFNPDDRTGSGTLPTTAAKDFYSYANFTEAVRRMANIKIIAERRCATNLYKLTRVDKTTGAAVIIRQDAGFNTSTGTIIREEIDYGTFAAEGDLTARKRELMAFLANISQETTGGWPTAPGGQYAWGLYFREEVGYEGTTNIGYRETSTQYPPAAGKSYHGRGPIQLSWNYNYGQASEFIFGDKNVLLANPEKVIQDGIIAFQTGIWFWMAQQYPKPSCHDVMVPGKWTPTAAQTAGGIIPGFGATVNIINGGIECGSGTENTKVLGRIGHYQRYTGIKQVSMELNGGNNTANCGCANMARFAIDNGECAQLTGLTFTSPANGIVGVTALSPVTLTVTKNDPRNEITQVFIKVGGLRLAGTSVQWTPAGYGQHTVTAVGLRTGKDSVVTTISFTIWNSQTFEGCASLPAWDAARIYDVAGNIVRYNSVIYRNQWWAGSGDVPGTNSTWAVLGNCNGNGGDGGGTGQSCGGVAGWTAGGVYTQGSRVAYGNKIYQAKWWTQGDQPDINTGDAKPWTFISNCPAGIAGSINMAAVKALTVTDETLKAYPNPVTGNTLTVTVNGAGKDKLVLSLLHAETGQPALQQVVLPTGNVAQQVLLDISKVPSGVWILKVDSGRRGAAGTRKIVRIR; encoded by the coding sequence ATGAAAACAGCACGTTTCATTGTTTTACTGTTGCTCGGCTGTATGTCTGCAGCCTACTCCCAATCGCTCACGGATGTCATTACCAGTGCAGAATGGGATGTTATATTTCCACACCGCTTTAATCCGGATGACCGCACCGGTAGTGGTACATTACCCACTACTGCGGCGAAGGATTTTTACTCTTATGCCAACTTCACCGAGGCGGTAAGAAGAATGGCGAACATTAAGATCATTGCTGAAAGACGTTGTGCCACCAATCTGTATAAACTGACCCGTGTTGACAAGACAACGGGTGCAGCTGTGATCATCCGCCAGGATGCCGGCTTTAATACGTCTACGGGGACCATTATCCGCGAAGAAATTGATTACGGAACATTTGCTGCAGAAGGAGACCTTACTGCCCGTAAAAGGGAGCTAATGGCTTTTCTGGCGAATATTTCACAGGAAACGACAGGTGGCTGGCCAACAGCACCCGGCGGACAATACGCCTGGGGACTTTACTTCCGTGAGGAAGTCGGGTATGAAGGTACGACCAATATCGGCTACCGTGAGACAAGCACGCAGTATCCACCGGCAGCAGGTAAGTCCTATCATGGTCGTGGTCCGATCCAGTTAAGCTGGAACTACAACTACGGTCAGGCCAGTGAGTTCATCTTCGGCGATAAGAACGTGCTGCTCGCTAATCCTGAGAAAGTGATACAGGACGGCATCATCGCTTTTCAGACCGGCATCTGGTTCTGGATGGCACAGCAATATCCGAAGCCTTCCTGTCACGATGTGATGGTGCCGGGTAAATGGACGCCTACAGCAGCACAGACAGCAGGTGGCATTATCCCCGGATTTGGCGCCACTGTTAACATTATCAACGGTGGAATTGAATGCGGTAGTGGTACGGAAAACACAAAGGTGCTTGGTCGTATCGGGCACTATCAGCGTTATACGGGCATCAAGCAGGTGAGCATGGAACTCAATGGTGGCAATAATACGGCGAACTGTGGTTGCGCCAATATGGCCCGTTTTGCGATCGATAACGGGGAGTGTGCACAGCTCACCGGACTGACATTTACGTCACCGGCAAACGGAATTGTCGGGGTAACAGCCTTATCACCCGTAACCCTTACGGTGACGAAAAATGATCCCAGAAATGAGATCACGCAGGTATTTATAAAAGTGGGCGGACTGCGCCTGGCTGGTACCAGCGTACAATGGACGCCTGCAGGTTATGGGCAGCATACGGTAACAGCCGTGGGCCTGCGCACGGGAAAAGATTCAGTCGTGACTACGATCAGTTTTACCATATGGAACAGTCAGACCTTCGAAGGTTGTGCATCCCTGCCAGCATGGGATGCTGCCAGGATCTACGATGTGGCGGGTAATATCGTGCGTTACAATAGCGTGATCTATCGCAATCAGTGGTGGGCAGGCAGTGGCGATGTACCCGGTACTAACAGCACCTGGGCAGTACTAGGGAACTGTAATGGAAACGGTGGTGATGGCGGAGGAACAGGGCAGTCCTGCGGTGGCGTAGCCGGATGGACTGCCGGCGGTGTCTATACACAGGGTAGCCGCGTTGCCTATGGTAACAAGATCTACCAGGCAAAATGGTGGACACAGGGCGACCAGCCTGATATCAATACAGGAGATGCGAAACCATGGACATTTATAAGTAACTGTCCGGCAGGCATTGCTGGTAGTATAAACATGGCTGCTGTAAAGGCGCTCACAGTGACAGATGAGACATTGAAAGCGTATCCCAACCCGGTGACGGGCAACACACTGACCGTCACAGTGAATGGTGCCGGAAAAGATAAATTAGTGTTGTCCCTGCTGCATGCAGAAACGGGGCAGCCGGCCTTGCAACAGGTAGTACTTCCGACAGGTAACGTGGCACAGCAGGTATTACTGGATATCAGTAAGGTGCCATCCGGCGTATGGATACTGAAAGTTGACAGCGGCAGACGTGGTGCAGCGGGTACCAGGAAGATCGTGCGCATACGTTAA
- a CDS encoding alpha/beta hydrolase yields MKKVFYLLSLSLFAMQTFAQTNEKDIIHLWPGSVPGETAPKKAAVPTKDTSRGVIRLTDVTDPVMQVFLPEKSKANGAAVVICPGGGYQILAINLEGYEVARWLNEQGYTAFVLQYRVPQKQEGALQDVQRAIRIVRSRAGEWNLQKEKLGVLGFSAGGSLSARASTLYNKKTYTPIDAGDSASARPDFALLIYPAYLDQGPNHTLTPELQVDGHTPPTFLFATADDPYANSALVMAGALREAKVHVELHMYAKGGHGYGLRPDNKAGLAWSLLASHWLERNVREK; encoded by the coding sequence ATGAAAAAGGTATTTTATCTGCTGTCACTCTCATTATTTGCTATGCAGACATTTGCACAAACAAACGAAAAAGACATCATTCACCTGTGGCCCGGCTCCGTACCCGGAGAAACTGCGCCAAAGAAGGCAGCTGTTCCGACAAAAGACACTAGCAGGGGCGTCATCAGACTAACAGATGTTACTGACCCGGTCATGCAGGTGTTCCTGCCGGAAAAAAGCAAGGCTAATGGAGCGGCGGTAGTGATCTGTCCAGGTGGCGGATACCAGATACTGGCTATTAACCTGGAAGGCTATGAGGTAGCCCGCTGGCTGAATGAGCAGGGCTATACAGCTTTCGTACTGCAATACCGGGTGCCACAGAAGCAGGAAGGCGCTTTACAGGATGTCCAGCGGGCCATCCGGATCGTACGCAGCCGGGCGGGTGAATGGAACCTGCAGAAAGAAAAGCTAGGTGTACTGGGCTTCTCCGCAGGTGGTAGCCTGAGCGCGAGAGCAAGCACGTTATATAATAAAAAGACGTATACTCCCATAGATGCAGGCGACAGTGCTTCTGCCCGCCCCGATTTTGCTTTACTCATCTACCCTGCCTATCTTGACCAGGGTCCCAACCATACACTTACGCCGGAATTGCAGGTAGACGGTCATACACCCCCTACCTTCCTCTTTGCCACTGCTGATGATCCGTATGCCAACAGCGCATTGGTAATGGCCGGGGCTTTACGGGAGGCAAAAGTCCACGTAGAGCTGCATATGTATGCCAAAGGCGGACACGGCTATGGCCTGCGCCCTGATAATAAAGCCGGACTGGCCTGGAGCTTGCTGGCTTCCCACTGGCTGGAAAGAAATGTCAGGGAAAAGTGA
- a CDS encoding PAS domain-containing sensor histidine kinase, producing MKKKWTNKLMTMFSGNSIYKKEYNKELQRFEALFNYASIGILVTNEKGQIVLINDFALRQFGYEREELMGDYIEKLMPQRFRQRHVGHRDHYNHHPQSRPMGIGLDLFAVKKDGSEFPVEISLSQYRHDEGSFVIAYINNITERKKAEEKIEKLNNELEHKISERTQQLTTALEQLEQSKQEVMTALDKEKELSELKSRFVSMASHEFRTPLSTILSSAFLVNQYTTETEQPKRAKHIQRIISSVTLLTEVLNDFLSVGKIEEGGVQVRTSTFDIQQHINGIIMEMQDIVQEGQRIQYTHNGATSVQLDPSLLKHILLNLLGNAIKFSGKHTVIQVSTEQTGNDVILKVKDTGIGISQEDQQHLFERFFRGANVSNIQGTGLGLHIVSRYAELMNGNITCESVLNEGTTFIVTFRQL from the coding sequence ATGAAGAAGAAGTGGACCAATAAGCTGATGACTATGTTCTCCGGCAATAGCATTTACAAAAAAGAATATAATAAAGAGCTGCAACGTTTTGAAGCCCTCTTTAACTATGCCAGTATCGGCATCCTGGTAACCAACGAAAAAGGGCAGATCGTGCTGATCAATGACTTTGCCCTTAGGCAGTTTGGTTACGAAAGGGAAGAGCTGATGGGAGACTATATTGAAAAGCTGATGCCGCAACGCTTCCGCCAAAGGCATGTGGGACACCGTGATCACTATAATCATCACCCGCAAAGCCGCCCTATGGGTATTGGTCTGGACCTCTTTGCCGTTAAAAAAGACGGTAGCGAGTTTCCCGTAGAGATCAGCCTCAGTCAATATCGGCATGACGAAGGTTCTTTTGTGATCGCCTATATTAACAACATCACCGAAAGGAAAAAGGCGGAAGAAAAGATAGAAAAGCTCAATAATGAGCTGGAACATAAGATCAGTGAACGTACGCAACAGCTGACCACCGCCCTCGAGCAACTGGAACAATCCAAACAGGAAGTGATGACGGCGCTGGATAAAGAAAAGGAACTCAGCGAACTGAAATCCCGCTTTGTGTCCATGGCCTCGCATGAGTTCCGTACACCACTCAGCACCATCCTGTCGTCTGCATTCCTGGTCAACCAGTACACCACTGAAACCGAACAACCCAAGCGCGCTAAACACATCCAGCGTATCATCTCTTCCGTCACACTGCTGACGGAAGTGCTGAACGACTTCCTGTCTGTGGGCAAAATTGAGGAAGGCGGTGTCCAGGTGCGTACCAGTACCTTCGATATCCAGCAACATATTAATGGCATCATCATGGAGATGCAGGACATTGTACAGGAAGGTCAGCGTATTCAGTACACGCACAACGGCGCCACATCTGTACAACTCGACCCCTCGCTGCTGAAACATATCCTGTTGAACCTGCTGGGCAACGCCATCAAATTCTCTGGGAAACATACTGTTATACAGGTATCTACCGAACAAACCGGAAATGATGTAATATTGAAGGTGAAAGATACAGGTATCGGCATTTCCCAGGAGGATCAGCAACACCTGTTCGAACGTTTTTTCAGAGGAGCAAACGTCAGCAATATCCAGGGTACCGGACTGGGATTACATATTGTGAGCAGGTATGCAGAACTTATGAATGGGAACATCACCTGTGAAAGTGTCCTGAATGAAGGAACGACCTTCATCGTCACATTCCGGCAACTATAA
- a CDS encoding response regulator — protein MKTILLIEDNDDIRENTAEILELANYKVLTAENGKTGVEMALEHLPDLIVCDIMMPVLDGYGVLHLLQKHVEVEDTPFIFLTAKSERGDFRKGMEMGADDYITKPFSGTDLLNAVESRLKKSELKKQVLPPDMEGIQQLLLTATGTNPLKKLMDEGNTDRYKKKQLIYQEGNRPTSLYFIQKGRVKTYKVNNDGKELAVNLYSAGEFLGYVALLEGSNYHENAEALEACELTAIPREDFETLINNNRDVAQQFIRLLAKNITEKEQQLLHLAYSSLRKKVAEALLFLKKKYHHVTDQPFSIDISRENLATIAGTATESMIRTLGDFRDEKLLEIKQGVITILNEQKLANLVN, from the coding sequence ATGAAAACGATCCTGCTGATAGAAGATAATGACGATATTCGCGAGAATACTGCAGAAATACTGGAACTTGCCAACTACAAGGTCCTGACGGCTGAAAATGGGAAAACCGGCGTGGAAATGGCACTGGAGCACCTGCCCGACCTGATCGTATGTGATATTATGATGCCTGTGCTGGATGGTTACGGCGTGCTTCACCTGTTACAGAAACACGTGGAAGTCGAAGACACTCCATTTATATTCCTGACCGCCAAAAGCGAACGCGGAGACTTCCGTAAGGGAATGGAAATGGGTGCAGATGATTATATAACAAAACCATTTAGCGGTACAGACCTTCTCAATGCAGTAGAAAGCAGATTAAAGAAGTCAGAACTAAAAAAACAGGTTTTACCTCCGGATATGGAAGGAATACAACAACTGCTGTTAACAGCGACAGGCACCAATCCTTTGAAAAAACTAATGGACGAGGGCAACACCGACAGGTACAAGAAAAAACAACTGATCTACCAGGAAGGTAACCGTCCTACCAGTCTCTATTTTATCCAGAAAGGCCGCGTAAAGACCTATAAGGTCAACAACGATGGTAAAGAACTCGCTGTCAATCTATACAGTGCCGGAGAATTTCTCGGGTACGTTGCTTTACTCGAAGGCAGCAATTACCATGAAAACGCAGAAGCCCTGGAAGCATGTGAACTGACGGCTATCCCCAGAGAAGACTTTGAAACGCTGATCAATAACAACCGTGATGTAGCGCAGCAGTTTATCCGCCTGCTGGCCAAAAACATTACAGAGAAAGAACAACAGCTACTGCACCTGGCCTATAGTTCCCTGCGTAAAAAAGTAGCAGAAGCCCTGCTCTTCCTCAAGAAGAAATACCATCACGTGACTGATCAGCCGTTCTCTATTGATATCTCCAGAGAGAACCTTGCCACGATCGCAGGCACTGCGACGGAATCGATGATCCGTACACTGGGTGATTTCCGGGATGAAAAGCTGCTGGAAATAAAACAGGGTGTGATCACCATTCTGAATGAGCAGAAACTCGCCAACCTGGTGAACTAA
- a CDS encoding MauE/DoxX family redox-associated membrane protein, translating into MSRKLLSDILSALLVFLFIYTGISKLLDYSTFRRQLGQSPFITLYAPIIVWALPLGEIIIAGLLLYTRTRLLGFYLSFFLMSLFTFYLIAMLQLSYFIPCSCGGVLQHLSWNAHIVFNIVFVVLSTIGVLLHARQLRTQSAI; encoded by the coding sequence ATGTCTAGAAAATTGTTATCCGATATTTTATCAGCCTTACTGGTGTTCCTTTTTATATATACCGGTATCAGTAAGTTGCTGGATTATAGCACATTCCGACGGCAACTGGGACAATCGCCTTTCATCACGCTATATGCACCTATAATTGTTTGGGCATTGCCATTGGGGGAAATTATCATTGCGGGACTGCTATTATATACCCGCACACGTCTACTGGGGTTTTATCTGTCGTTTTTTCTAATGAGTCTTTTTACGTTCTATCTGATAGCTATGCTACAGCTTAGTTATTTTATTCCATGTTCGTGCGGGGGCGTATTACAGCATTTATCATGGAATGCGCACATTGTTTTTAATATTGTATTCGTCGTATTATCAACTATTGGGGTACTGCTACACGCAAGACAATTACGTACACAATCTGCTATCTGA